The region CCGCTGAATTTCCGTGGAAAAAGCCCGCTGAGGCCATGATTCGCATGTCCGTGGGTCACCGCGGCCGGTGAAGCCTCCGCTCGGTCTCTGCAGAGGGGGTCGCCCCCCGCGCCTCTTCCCTCGCATCGACCCGCAGCCAGGGGTGACGGGCCGATGCGCGGGCGACGGCGGAGGGGCTGCGCCGGCCCTGTGATGGGAATGCCGGGATGTCGTCTCCTGTCTTCCACCCACGACGATCCCGGATGGACCTTGTCGACTCTCGGTCGGCCGCATCCGGCGGCCGTCAGTCGAGGCGCGGCGGGAGCCGGTCGAGGACGACGATCAGGAACGTCGCCACCGGGCCGAGGACGAGCGACAGCACCCACCAGGCCAGGCCGCTGCGATTCTTCGACTGTGCCAGCCCGGCGTTGATCAGCGACAGCGTCCCCCAGCCGACGAAGAACGGAAATGGGTCGTCGTTCACGTGCCCCCCTGCCCCGGTGACGCCGAGCGGATCTCCACGCTCTTCCGGTGGGCCGACAGCCCCTCGGTGTCGGCGAGGATGCGGATGTCGGCCGCCAGCTCGGCGAGGTCGGCGGCCGCGAGGCGGATCACGCTGCCGCCCCGGAGGAAGTCGCGCGCCGACAGCCCGGCGCTGAACCGCGCCGTGCCGCCGGTCGGCAGGACGTGGGACGGCCCGGCCGCGTAGTCGCCGGCGGCGACGGGGCTGTGCGGTCCGAGAAACACCGCGCCGGCGTGGCGGATCCGCGCCAGCGTCGCCTCGGGATCGGCGGTGTCGATCGAGAGGTGCTCGGGGGCCAGCGCGTCGGCCAGCGCCTCCGCCTCGGCGATGTCGCGGCAGACCACCAGGGCGCTGTATCGCGCCAGGCTGTCGCGCGTGAGGCTCTCGCGCTCGAGGCCCGACAATTGTGCGGCGAGGGCTGCCGCCACCGCCTCGGCCAGCGGCCGGCTGGCGGTGAGCAGCAGCGCCGAGCCGGGGGAATGCTCGGCCTGGGCGAGCATGTCGGCGGCGATGAACTCCGGCCGGGCCGTGGCGTCGGCGACGACGACGATCTCGCTGGGGCCGGCGATCGAGTCGATCGCCACGTCGCCGGCGACGAATTGCTTGGCCAGCGCCACGAACAGGTTTCCCGGGCCGACGATCATGTCGACGCGCGGGATCCCCCCGACGCCGTAGGCGAGCGCCGCCACCGCCTGGGCGCCGCCGACGCGGAGCACGCGGTCGACCCCGAGCTCGCGGCAGGTGGCGAGCACATGGGCGTTGTCAGCGCCGAACGGCGTCGGCGGGGCGACGACGACGACCTCGCGCACGCCCGCGACCCGCGCCGGTACGACGGTCATCAGCAGTGTCGAAGGGTAGGCGGCGGCGCCGCCGGGCACGCAGACGCCGACGCGGTCGAGCGGCAGGTCGCGCTGGCGGAGCTGGCCGCCGCCGGCCAGCGCCACCGCCACCGGCGGCGGCAGGAGGGCGCGCTGGAAGCGCTCGACGCGATCACGGATCCGCCGGACGGCAGCGAGAAACCCGGGGTCGACGGAGGCGTGGGCGGCGGCCAGCGACGCCTCGGGAACCTCGACGGGGCCGTCGGCCGCGGCGCCGTCGAGTCGGCGCGAGTAGTCGACGAGCGCTTCGCGGCCGCGCTGGCGGACGTCGGTGCAGATCCGGGCGACGACCTGGCGCGGCGAGAGCGGCTCGCCGAACACCGCCAGCGTCCGCTGCCGCCCCGCCTCACTGACGATGTCCCCCTGCGAGCAGAGCGCCTGGCGGAGGGCGTCGAGCCGGGCCCGGTCGCCGGGAAGTGCGAGGTCAAGGAGCGGACAGGCGGCGGGAGCGGGCATCGCGGTGGCCATCGGGGGGCGGCAGCAGAGGTCGAGCCTGTGGAGAATAGCCCGCGCGCCGGCCGGGGCGAATCGGAGCGGCGGAACCCCCGGTGGTGCCGGAGGAGCAGGCGACCGAGCCGATGAGGGCGTCGTCGCCTGATCGCTACCGCCGCGCGAGCGCCGGGGCCGGTTCACCGAACCGCTTCGTCCACGCCGTCGCGATCCAATTGCCGCGCGGCTCGTCGGCGGGGCCGGCCCCCGCGGCGAGGACCTCTGCCAACAGCGCCCGGCCGCGGGCGATCACCGGCGGCGCGGAGCCGGCCGGACGGTCGCCGAACACCGGATCGGCCGGCCGCCCCTCCGCCGCGGGCAGCGGGGCCAGGCCGAGCCGGCGATCGAGGGCCACGGCCCGGCCGAGGGCCGCGGCGGCGTCGTCGTCGCGGCCGGCGGCCACCAGCGCGATCGCCTGGCGCACGAATGTGTCGGGCAGATCGGGGGCGACGGCGATGGCACGGCGGTAGGCGTCGAGGGCGTCGGCGAGGCGCCGCTCGTCGGCCACGGCGGCGCGGAGCGCGTCGTCCCCCTTGGCCACCAGCCGCGCCGCGCGCTGCCGGGCGACGCGGTTGCTCGTCCGCGCGGTCGCCTTGGCAGGTGCCGGACTCGTCAGCCCGGCGAGCAGCCGGCGGCCGTCGTCGCGCCGCGCCGTGGCGATGCCGGGCACGAAACCGATCTCGAGCGGCCCACGCGCGGTGAGGCCGAGATAGGGCGCCACGCCGGCCGGGCCGAACACCGGCACGGTGCCGGCGGGGAGCCACGAGCCGAACGGTGAGACGACGATCGGCGGCCAGATCACGGCCGGCGTCGGACAGACCCAGGGGCCGTACCAGACCGGCGCGCACCAGGGATCCCAGCCGCAGCCACCCGACCACCAGCCACCGCGGCGCCAGCCGAACGAGCCGAAGCCGCAGGGATCCCAGCACACCGGCCAGGGGGGGCAGCCGACCACGGCGCTGCGGACGCTGCCGGAGAAGAAGTTGCCGCAGCCGACGCCGCTGACCGCGACGGTCTCCAGCACGCGGGCCGAGCCGAACCCACACCATCCCCCGCGCCAGCCGGGAAGCACGCACTCACCCCAGCGGGGGCCGCCGCCCCATCCGCAGGAGGCGATCGGCATCGGTCCGCACCCGGCATGGGGCGGGTGGGCGGAGACTGTACCGGCGAGGCATCCCGCGGTGGTCACGGCGAGGATGAGCGGCAGGAAAACTCGACCGGTCCGACGGCGGCGGTGCATGGCCTTTCCTCCTCCCGGTCGATTCTACGGCTTCGGGTCGGAAAGCCCGAGGGAACGGTGCCGCGGGGGACGAACGGGGCGGGAAACTGGGCAAACCGCAGCGGCCGGGGCGAGGTTGCGGCCGCCGCGACACCGTCGGGAATCGGCGGAAGGCTTGTCCACGGCACGATCGAGGACGCCAGTGGGATCTTCACTCGCTCGCCGGGAGGCCGTCGGGAGGCGGCTCGGGCTCTGCCCGGCGCACGCGCGCACGCTCGCCCGGCTCGGGTCGCCCGACGAGATCCAGCGCTTCGTCACCGCGCTGCCGATGAACTTCGCGATCGGCCGGTCGGCGATGAGCGTGGCGGCGACGCTCGACGCCAACCGCGCCCACTGCCTCGAATCGTCGTTCGTCGCCGCG is a window of Planctomycetota bacterium DNA encoding:
- the hisD gene encoding histidinol dehydrogenase, yielding MPAPAACPLLDLALPGDRARLDALRQALCSQGDIVSEAGRQRTLAVFGEPLSPRQVVARICTDVRQRGREALVDYSRRLDGAAADGPVEVPEASLAAAHASVDPGFLAAVRRIRDRVERFQRALLPPPVAVALAGGGQLRQRDLPLDRVGVCVPGGAAAYPSTLLMTVVPARVAGVREVVVVAPPTPFGADNAHVLATCRELGVDRVLRVGGAQAVAALAYGVGGIPRVDMIVGPGNLFVALAKQFVAGDVAIDSIAGPSEIVVVADATARPEFIAADMLAQAEHSPGSALLLTASRPLAEAVAAALAAQLSGLERESLTRDSLARYSALVVCRDIAEAEALADALAPEHLSIDTADPEATLARIRHAGAVFLGPHSPVAAGDYAAGPSHVLPTGGTARFSAGLSARDFLRGGSVIRLAAADLAELAADIRILADTEGLSAHRKSVEIRSASPGQGGT